Proteins from a genomic interval of Paenibacillus sp. FSL R5-0623:
- a CDS encoding GNAT family N-acetyltransferase produces the protein MRIQEISVWNHDDLVAMLAESSSEGFRHIERLIHEYETGINTFEQEDEALFECRMHDKVVGICGLNRDPYSEMIDTGRIRRLYVMREFRRHGVGRRLMDAVIQKAENHYARLVLYTDQPVAGSFYHNLGFREVTSMEKITHVLELGEKSDG, from the coding sequence ATGCGGATACAGGAGATATCGGTATGGAATCATGACGATTTAGTGGCGATGCTGGCCGAAAGCTCCAGTGAAGGGTTCAGACATATCGAGCGATTAATCCATGAATATGAGACAGGAATCAATACATTCGAACAAGAAGATGAAGCGCTTTTTGAATGCAGAATGCACGATAAGGTTGTTGGGATCTGCGGTCTGAACAGAGATCCTTATTCTGAAATGATTGATACCGGAAGAATTCGCAGGCTTTATGTGATGAGAGAATTTCGAAGACATGGGGTTGGGCGCAGGCTGATGGATGCGGTTATTCAAAAAGCGGAAAATCATTACGCTCGACTGGTTCTGTACACGGATCAACCGGTTGCTGGATCTTTTTATCACAACTTGGGATTTAGAGAAGTGACGAGTATGGAGAAGATAACGCATGTATTGGAATTGGGGGAGAAGAGTGATGGATGA
- a CDS encoding HAD family hydrolase translates to MDDIKAVIFDLDNTILNRTMTFDGFTQRLIKTYFGHLESTEDISKRIIELDQDGYKDKPLLFNELLHELPWAESPPHVELMEFYGREYVRSSVLMEQAREVVQHLRGKYQIGLITNGQTDIQYGKIDQLGIREDYDHIIVSEEAGVKKPDPRIFQLALDHFGLSPEQCIYIGDHPVNDIEGAASVGMSTIWMKVNQPWQDSIKSGPLHTIEHLSELKKLL, encoded by the coding sequence ATGGATGATATTAAAGCGGTTATTTTTGATTTGGACAATACGATTCTGAACAGAACGATGACCTTTGACGGCTTCACGCAGCGTTTAATCAAGACCTATTTTGGTCACCTGGAATCAACCGAAGATATAAGTAAACGAATTATTGAACTCGACCAGGATGGTTATAAGGACAAACCCCTTCTGTTCAACGAGTTGCTGCATGAACTGCCTTGGGCAGAGAGTCCGCCACATGTAGAACTGATGGAGTTCTATGGCAGAGAGTATGTGCGAAGTTCAGTTTTGATGGAGCAGGCGCGAGAAGTCGTTCAGCATCTGCGGGGGAAATATCAAATCGGGTTAATTACCAATGGGCAGACCGATATTCAGTATGGAAAAATCGATCAACTCGGTATCCGGGAGGATTACGACCATATTATTGTTTCAGAAGAGGCGGGAGTCAAAAAGCCCGATCCACGCATATTTCAGCTTGCGCTAGATCATTTCGGTCTAAGCCCAGAGCAATGCATCTACATTGGCGATCATCCGGTGAACGATATTGAGGGAGCAGCAAGCGTAGGCATGAGCACCATCTGGATGAAGGTCAACCAGCCGTGGCAGGACAGCATTAAGTCGGGTCCTTTACATACGATTGAACATCTAAGTGAGCTGAAGAAATTGCTGTAG
- a CDS encoding NUDIX domain-containing protein, with the protein MEIRQMATAFLSNGSDMLMMKKAGSRLFDFEFWGGIGGHLEQGELNVPMSASYREIEEETGFKQEDVEHFRLRYILLEVNGGEIWQQFVYFGETTHRHFVPSDEGELFWIPLDEVLDLHSSILIKATLRHYLQHPGAEDIWIGNVQSGTDLKGTPQVIWNRMQETISFEPKGVINNVEI; encoded by the coding sequence ATGGAGATTAGACAGATGGCTACAGCGTTTTTGAGCAATGGCTCAGACATGCTGATGATGAAGAAGGCGGGTAGCAGATTGTTTGATTTTGAATTCTGGGGTGGCATTGGCGGACATCTGGAACAAGGGGAACTGAACGTACCCATGAGCGCCAGCTATCGGGAGATTGAAGAAGAGACCGGGTTCAAGCAAGAGGATGTCGAACACTTTCGGCTTCGATATATCCTGTTGGAAGTTAACGGTGGTGAGATTTGGCAGCAGTTTGTATATTTCGGAGAGACCACGCACCGACATTTTGTACCCTCGGATGAAGGCGAGTTATTCTGGATACCGCTGGATGAGGTTCTGGACTTACATTCGTCTATTCTGATCAAAGCAACGCTCCGGCACTATTTACAACATCCGGGCGCAGAAGACATCTGGATTGGCAACGTTCAGAGCGGAACAGACCTAAAGGGCACGCCACAGGTAATATGGAACAGAATGCAGGAAACGATATCATTTGAGCCAAAAGGAGTTATCAATAATGTTGAAATATAG
- a CDS encoding glycosyltransferase family 1 protein has protein sequence MMRLALFTDTYLPETNGVAGTLHRLSNHLNRRRIEHLLFTPNSIIEGSHETQVRSVANIPFFLYPECRIALPNRANTYKQLQAFQPDLLHIATPFNMGLLGLRYALKHHLPHVVSYHTHFDRYLEYYRLKSMIPLYWKYIQWFHRACDATLTPSQETLNTLQAQGIQRLKLWSRGIDCNLYSPDKRSSDIRERYHITAPLILLYVGRIAPEKDIATLTTTMQQLPQEMQSRVHWIIVGDGPSLPKMRLQSPPNVTFTGYMHGEELAVMYASADLFVFPSSTETFGNVVLEAMASGLPVVAANAGGVKDLISHHRNGVLFEPGQADALIREICLWGNHVNQLRKMGLEGRKLAQQRSWEHIFDTLIGDYEEAIEHRNRQTKDRIITA, from the coding sequence ATGATGCGCCTGGCCTTGTTCACAGACACCTATCTTCCGGAAACCAATGGTGTTGCTGGCACGCTCCACCGCTTGAGTAACCATCTGAACCGCAGAAGAATTGAACATCTGCTGTTTACTCCGAACTCCATCATTGAAGGAAGCCATGAGACTCAAGTCCGATCGGTTGCCAACATCCCTTTTTTTCTGTATCCCGAATGCCGCATTGCTCTACCCAACAGAGCAAACACATACAAACAGCTACAAGCCTTTCAGCCCGATCTGCTGCATATCGCTACGCCTTTTAATATGGGGCTGCTTGGCCTGAGGTATGCACTCAAACACCATCTTCCGCATGTTGTCTCCTACCATACCCACTTCGATCGTTATCTCGAATACTACCGGTTAAAAAGTATGATTCCGCTCTACTGGAAATATATCCAATGGTTCCACCGCGCCTGTGATGCAACCCTAACTCCATCGCAGGAAACATTAAACACCCTGCAAGCCCAGGGCATTCAACGTCTGAAACTTTGGTCTCGCGGGATTGATTGCAACCTGTACTCCCCTGATAAACGCAGCTCGGATATCCGTGAACGATACCACATCACTGCTCCCCTCATTCTACTCTACGTTGGACGCATTGCCCCGGAAAAAGATATCGCTACGCTCACGACTACCATGCAGCAGCTACCCCAGGAAATGCAGTCCCGTGTACACTGGATTATCGTTGGCGACGGCCCATCTCTCCCCAAAATGCGTCTGCAATCCCCACCCAATGTCACCTTTACAGGCTATATGCATGGCGAAGAACTTGCTGTTATGTATGCTTCGGCAGATCTGTTTGTGTTTCCTTCCTCTACGGAGACATTTGGCAATGTGGTACTGGAAGCGATGGCTTCAGGACTCCCTGTGGTGGCAGCCAATGCCGGAGGTGTAAAGGATCTGATATCCCACCACCGCAACGGTGTATTATTCGAGCCAGGTCAGGCTGATGCACTGATTCGGGAGATATGTCTCTGGGGAAATCACGTGAACCAATTGCGGAAGATGGGATTGGAAGGCAGAAAGCTGGCTCAGCAGCGGTCGTGGGAGCATATTTTTGATACACTGATCGGGGATTATGAGGAGGCTATCGAACATCGGAACAGACAAACGAAAGATCGAATTATTACAGCGTAG
- a CDS encoding FAD-dependent oxidoreductase gives MSTQPNNSQMNKDRIIVIGAGLAGLSCAFELVEQGKSVLVLEAAPYVGGRTGNWNERGMEVESGFHKFIGYYKALPDLLERAGIDLDDMLVWETTMEVRHPNVDEHGEFGLDVIHAPLKTLSGVLGNNNFITPADKASLIPFLAAGFKECVSSPEELDSISVLDFANQHGVSEQALQRIVEPLSSGIFFMPLEKYSAYAFFGLFLPGIPRIHKMRIGAFTGGMTDVMCAPLAAAITQKGGQVRINAPVIRLLYDQEGLKGVELENGEQLSATRVVVATNIRRSQQLLEEHFSEHEWFQPFLSLDAMPHVTAQFESELPLLPEDRTTFGPGTDIGSFGEQSRTTFRGQPGRASIILVNPDELIDLPDEEVWERTKQGLVDIGLAEGVSSVTDYRIVRGNENFYRISPGNEPKRPEQVTPIQGLYLAGDYTKQPMFTTMEGAVISGQKAAAGILNI, from the coding sequence TTGTCTACACAACCCAACAATTCTCAGATGAACAAAGATCGAATTATTGTCATCGGTGCAGGGCTCGCAGGTTTGAGTTGTGCCTTTGAACTTGTAGAACAGGGAAAGTCTGTACTGGTCCTCGAAGCTGCCCCCTATGTAGGCGGACGCACAGGGAACTGGAATGAGCGGGGAATGGAGGTGGAGTCCGGGTTCCACAAATTCATTGGATATTACAAAGCACTGCCAGATCTGCTTGAACGTGCTGGCATTGACCTTGATGATATGTTGGTATGGGAAACCACGATGGAAGTCCGTCACCCAAATGTCGATGAGCATGGTGAATTCGGACTTGACGTTATTCATGCTCCCCTCAAAACACTATCAGGTGTTCTGGGAAACAATAATTTCATCACGCCAGCCGACAAGGCTTCACTTATTCCTTTTTTAGCTGCTGGCTTCAAGGAGTGTGTATCCAGCCCCGAGGAACTCGATTCAATATCGGTACTTGATTTTGCGAATCAGCATGGGGTAAGCGAACAGGCTCTGCAACGAATCGTTGAACCGTTATCTTCAGGCATTTTTTTCATGCCACTTGAAAAATATTCTGCGTATGCCTTCTTTGGCCTGTTCCTGCCGGGTATTCCTCGGATTCATAAAATGCGAATTGGTGCCTTTACTGGCGGTATGACGGATGTCATGTGTGCGCCTTTGGCTGCTGCCATCACGCAAAAAGGGGGACAAGTACGAATCAACGCCCCAGTAATCCGACTGCTCTATGATCAGGAAGGTCTGAAGGGGGTTGAACTGGAAAATGGTGAACAGCTCTCCGCTACACGTGTTGTTGTAGCTACCAATATCCGACGTTCCCAACAATTACTTGAAGAGCACTTCAGTGAACATGAATGGTTTCAGCCCTTTTTGAGTCTGGACGCCATGCCACATGTTACAGCACAGTTCGAATCAGAACTGCCACTCCTTCCCGAGGACCGTACAACCTTTGGGCCAGGCACCGACATCGGTTCATTTGGGGAGCAATCCCGAACAACGTTTCGCGGGCAGCCCGGCAGAGCTTCAATCATTCTGGTTAATCCCGACGAACTCATTGATTTGCCTGATGAGGAAGTATGGGAGCGTACCAAACAAGGGTTGGTCGATATCGGACTGGCCGAAGGTGTGTCTTCCGTAACGGATTACCGGATTGTTCGGGGGAATGAGAATTTTTATCGGATCTCACCAGGCAATGAGCCCAAGCGACCCGAACAAGTGACTCCAATTCAAGGGTTATACCTCGCTGGGGATTATACTAAACAGCCCATGTTCACCACAATGGAAGGTGCTGTGATATCTGGTCAGAAGGCTGCGGCCGGCATTCTTAATATATGA
- a CDS encoding sporulation protein — protein MSFFKKVLASVGVGAAKVNTELHTPEVTPGGIISGVVYIEGGEVEQNVDRIYLSIKTHYIRERDDRKVKETAVIAKYLLTEGFTLQPGAKLEKDFSFDLPENLPITLHRAEVWVETGLDISSAVDPSDRDRLHVVPTKDMNTVLDAMDILGFKLREVTNDYAPKLGGNLPFVQEFEYVPTNKFRGHLDELEVMFYPMGDSLELLLQIDRRARGLSGMFSEAMGTDESFVRLHLYERHLARGAHSVAQGLEEIISKHI, from the coding sequence ATGTCATTTTTCAAGAAAGTGTTAGCCAGTGTAGGTGTTGGAGCAGCCAAAGTGAATACAGAATTGCATACACCAGAGGTCACGCCTGGAGGAATCATCTCGGGGGTTGTGTACATTGAAGGTGGAGAAGTGGAACAGAACGTAGATCGAATCTATCTTTCAATCAAAACCCATTACATACGGGAGCGCGATGATCGTAAAGTAAAAGAAACAGCCGTTATAGCCAAATATTTGCTCACCGAAGGTTTCACATTACAGCCTGGAGCCAAATTGGAGAAAGACTTCTCATTTGACTTACCAGAAAACCTGCCTATTACGCTACATCGTGCAGAGGTATGGGTAGAAACGGGCCTTGATATTTCAAGTGCTGTAGACCCCTCAGACCGGGACAGACTGCATGTTGTTCCTACCAAAGACATGAACACCGTGCTCGATGCAATGGATATCCTCGGCTTCAAACTGCGTGAAGTGACCAATGACTACGCGCCAAAGCTGGGCGGCAATCTGCCATTTGTTCAGGAATTCGAATATGTACCAACAAACAAATTCCGTGGGCATCTGGATGAGTTGGAAGTCATGTTCTATCCGATGGGCGATTCACTGGAGCTGCTATTACAGATCGACCGCCGCGCTCGTGGACTCAGTGGAATGTTCTCGGAAGCGATGGGCACGGATGAGAGTTTCGTCCGCCTGCATCTGTATGAAAGACATCTGGCGCGGGGTGCGCATTCTGTTGCTCAAGGACTGGAAGAAATCATTTCCAAACATATCTGA
- a CDS encoding class I SAM-dependent methyltransferase: protein MSMEWYDMIARRNGGYKGRALYTLDGNSAEDIFEERLIKLLPQYTSVLDAGCGHGEFTLKMSEHTDHIMGFDNSEEMIKIAQNSLHSSTITTVEFVCVSTKEKMPFEDKQFGLIYDRRGPTSIIEHGRLLQKGGVMIGIHTDITKVRERLERNAFKEIKIEEYNEALMIFSDEKEFAIFLSDIPGNPDYTQPEYREQLEVKLKENQVDGRIAVRECKYIWQAIRS, encoded by the coding sequence ATGAGCATGGAATGGTACGATATGATTGCACGACGTAATGGAGGATACAAGGGTAGAGCTTTATATACGCTGGACGGTAACTCTGCTGAAGATATTTTTGAAGAGCGGTTGATTAAGCTTCTGCCTCAGTATACATCCGTGCTCGATGCAGGCTGTGGACATGGGGAGTTTACGTTGAAAATGTCGGAACATACCGATCACATTATGGGGTTTGATAATTCGGAAGAGATGATAAAGATAGCCCAAAACAGTCTTCATTCAAGCACGATAACAACTGTGGAATTTGTCTGTGTCAGCACAAAAGAAAAGATGCCATTTGAAGATAAGCAATTTGGTCTGATCTATGATCGCAGAGGTCCAACTTCCATTATTGAGCATGGGAGATTGCTGCAAAAGGGTGGAGTCATGATTGGTATTCATACGGATATAACAAAGGTACGTGAGCGTTTGGAGAGAAATGCATTTAAGGAGATCAAGATTGAGGAATATAACGAGGCACTTATGATTTTCTCAGATGAAAAAGAGTTTGCCATCTTTCTCTCCGATATCCCCGGAAACCCGGATTATACACAGCCTGAGTACCGGGAACAGCTGGAAGTCAAGCTGAAGGAGAACCAGGTTGATGGTAGAATTGCTGTAAGAGAATGCAAGTATATTTGGCAGGCCATAAGGAGTTGA
- a CDS encoding GNAT family N-acetyltransferase: MNVYESNEITVRFLETEDEQHLVKWLSDPEVLQYYEGRDRPHDLEQVREHFYNQKDDATRCIVEYGGHPIGYIQFYKLEEEERTEYGYGDTDEIIYGTDQFIGEADYWNKGIGTRLMQSMLAYLINEQQARKVVMDPQSWNLRAISCYEKCGFQKIKLLEKHEQHEGQMRDCWLMEYTL, translated from the coding sequence ATGAATGTATATGAATCGAATGAAATTACCGTACGTTTCTTGGAAACAGAAGATGAACAACATCTGGTGAAGTGGCTGTCAGACCCGGAAGTTCTTCAATACTATGAAGGGCGTGATCGGCCGCATGACCTGGAACAGGTGAGAGAGCATTTTTACAATCAGAAAGATGATGCTACTCGTTGTATCGTTGAATATGGAGGACATCCGATTGGATACATTCAGTTCTATAAGCTTGAGGAAGAAGAACGAACGGAGTATGGTTATGGAGACACGGATGAGATCATCTATGGAACGGATCAGTTTATTGGTGAGGCAGACTACTGGAATAAAGGCATTGGTACACGGTTGATGCAGTCCATGCTGGCTTATCTGATTAATGAACAACAAGCCCGTAAAGTGGTTATGGACCCTCAATCCTGGAACTTGCGAGCGATATCCTGTTATGAGAAATGTGGTTTCCAAAAGATTAAGCTGTTGGAGAAACATGAGCAGCATGAAGGACAGATGCGAGATTGTTGGCTTATGGAATATACCCTGTAG
- a CDS encoding YfiT family bacillithiol transferase, which translates to MDERFPIGPFVHTGEVTPAQREQWIRDIAELPERAREAVKGLSEEQLSLPYREGGWMLKQVIHHMADSHMNSMIRFKLALTEDTPTIRPYYEERWAELSDSRDLDVEFSLQILDALHRRWVFLLNALTDADYAKQFYHPSSKETTRLDYNLGMYAWHGKHHVAHITSLRDRLGI; encoded by the coding sequence ATGGATGAAAGATTTCCAATAGGACCATTTGTACACACGGGTGAAGTTACGCCCGCGCAGAGAGAGCAGTGGATTCGGGACATTGCTGAGTTGCCTGAACGCGCACGAGAAGCGGTAAAGGGACTAAGTGAAGAGCAATTAAGTCTGCCGTATCGAGAAGGTGGATGGATGCTCAAACAGGTCATTCACCACATGGCAGATAGCCATATGAACAGTATGATACGTTTCAAGTTGGCACTGACAGAGGATACACCTACGATTCGACCTTATTATGAAGAGCGCTGGGCTGAACTGAGTGATTCAAGAGACCTAGATGTTGAATTCTCGCTTCAGATTCTGGATGCCCTCCATCGTCGTTGGGTGTTTCTGTTAAACGCGTTGACAGATGCAGATTATGCCAAACAATTTTATCATCCCTCATCGAAAGAAACGACAAGACTGGATTACAATCTGGGCATGTATGCTTGGCATGGCAAACACCATGTTGCTCACATCACATCGCTTCGGGATCGGCTGGGAATATAG
- a CDS encoding GNAT family N-acetyltransferase gives MNVHIRLLNESDPAIISKAFQEQGWGRFAEQYTHYLAEQQNGERLTLVAELNGEFAGYVNVLWYSSYPSFREQGIPEINDFNVLMKFQRQGIGSRLMDRAEEVILERTDVAGIGVGVFSDYGKAQVLYAHRGYIPDGHGVHKHDHYIQPGEETIMDDDVVLYLTKKLKAMQ, from the coding sequence ATGAATGTACATATCAGACTATTAAATGAGAGCGATCCTGCAATCATATCAAAGGCGTTTCAGGAGCAGGGTTGGGGGAGATTTGCTGAGCAGTATACTCATTACTTGGCTGAACAACAGAATGGGGAACGCTTAACCTTGGTAGCCGAGTTGAATGGAGAATTTGCCGGATACGTGAATGTATTGTGGTATTCCAGCTACCCGTCTTTCAGGGAACAAGGTATTCCCGAAATTAACGATTTTAATGTGTTGATGAAGTTCCAGCGCCAAGGTATTGGTTCACGGTTGATGGACCGAGCAGAGGAAGTTATTCTGGAACGAACGGATGTTGCAGGCATTGGTGTAGGTGTGTTTTCAGATTATGGCAAAGCGCAAGTTCTATATGCCCATCGCGGGTACATACCAGACGGTCACGGTGTACACAAACATGATCATTACATTCAGCCGGGTGAAGAAACAATTATGGACGACGATGTTGTACTATATCTTACGAAGAAGTTAAAAGCCATGCAATAA
- a CDS encoding DJ-1/PfpI family protein, producing the protein MKMAFVLFDGMTSMDLAGFYEAVTWLAILKVKENVSWTFCADKEEISDDRGLKMKSDAVLPHLGDFDLVFFPGGLSTRTLRFDEDFMRWVRTAENVTYKISICTGALLLGAAGFLNGKRATTNSSAYDLLTPYCAEVISARVVRDGNTVTGAGVTASIDLGLYLVEMLTSTEIVLQVQQKLEYPYYEAGNLKDVYMHTKG; encoded by the coding sequence ATGAAAATGGCGTTTGTTTTATTTGATGGAATGACAAGCATGGATTTAGCTGGATTTTATGAAGCTGTGACTTGGCTAGCGATTCTGAAAGTAAAGGAAAACGTATCATGGACATTCTGCGCAGATAAGGAGGAAATTTCGGATGACCGTGGGCTGAAAATGAAATCCGATGCAGTATTACCTCATCTAGGGGATTTTGACCTAGTATTTTTTCCTGGTGGATTATCAACTAGAACGCTTCGATTTGATGAGGATTTTATGCGATGGGTCCGAACGGCAGAAAATGTCACTTATAAAATATCTATTTGTACCGGGGCTTTACTGTTGGGAGCAGCAGGTTTCCTGAATGGAAAAAGGGCTACTACCAACTCATCTGCTTATGATTTATTGACTCCTTATTGTGCAGAAGTAATCTCAGCGCGTGTAGTGCGTGATGGTAATACGGTAACTGGTGCGGGGGTTACGGCTTCCATTGACCTGGGATTATATTTGGTCGAAATGTTAACGTCTACGGAGATCGTCCTTCAAGTTCAACAAAAACTAGAGTATCCATATTATGAAGCTGGTAATTTAAAAGATGTCTACATGCACACTAAAGGGTAG
- a CDS encoding GNAT family N-acetyltransferase produces MTIRLFQAIDQPAVLKMMTDHHFQFPSFIRDQYPARWDSFLKMTDERISAYYVMVDEADVVIGHAGYIFQSTVNRYEIVGVVTCKSHLRQGVARGLITKICIKIAEFGSDDVMLYTLDHEENEAALVFYERMNFQKEGVDMNYYTSGLHRLSLVKTL; encoded by the coding sequence ATGACTATTCGCCTTTTTCAAGCGATTGATCAGCCAGCGGTGCTGAAAATGATGACGGATCATCATTTTCAATTTCCTTCGTTTATACGCGATCAGTATCCTGCACGCTGGGATTCATTTTTAAAAATGACGGATGAACGTATCAGTGCTTATTATGTCATGGTTGACGAAGCAGATGTTGTCATAGGTCATGCTGGTTATATCTTTCAGTCTACTGTTAACCGGTATGAAATCGTTGGCGTTGTTACATGCAAATCACACCTTCGACAGGGAGTAGCACGTGGACTAATTACAAAAATATGTATAAAAATAGCTGAATTCGGTAGTGATGATGTCATGCTTTACACACTTGATCATGAAGAAAATGAAGCAGCGCTTGTATTTTATGAACGAATGAATTTTCAAAAAGAAGGTGTCGATATGAATTATTATACCTCGGGGCTTCATAGACTTTCACTTGTTAAAACATTATAA
- a CDS encoding VOC family protein, translating into MFSKVGQIMLYVNNQDESLAFWTEVAGFHIVDEVNLDEGMRWIEIAPTPDSQTSIILHDKEFVERMSAGVNLGTPSLMFFTDNLDQLYADLSGKHVTVGEIVEMPTGRVFNFADNEGNYFAVLERAK; encoded by the coding sequence ATGTTTAGCAAAGTCGGCCAGATTATGTTGTATGTCAATAATCAAGATGAATCACTGGCATTTTGGACTGAAGTCGCTGGATTCCACATTGTGGATGAAGTAAACCTTGACGAGGGCATGAGATGGATTGAGATTGCGCCTACCCCAGACTCGCAGACGAGTATTATTCTCCATGACAAAGAGTTCGTCGAACGGATGTCGGCGGGTGTAAATCTGGGCACACCTTCGTTAATGTTCTTCACCGATAATCTGGATCAGTTATATGCCGACTTGTCTGGTAAACATGTAACGGTCGGAGAGATAGTCGAGATGCCAACGGGGCGTGTTTTCAACTTTGCTGATAATGAAGGAAATTACTTTGCAGTTTTGGAACGGGCGAAGTAA
- a CDS encoding class I SAM-dependent methyltransferase, translating to MEKTIKSVQDLYDMLDADFRSAKQFWEPFYEDRNRPIPFFPNKPDENLVAHVNAGVLSGGKALELGCGPGRNALYLTRQGYQVDAYDLSETGIAWAKERAAKEKLDVHFECRSVFELSPEQEYDLVYDSGCLHHLLPHQRIPYIEMVHNALRPGGYFGMTCFAPGYGDIGGPEIVMNDWQVYQEKSMRGGLAFTEEKLRYMLEDGFDCVEFRAMKAMEQQEPCFGVPFLWATLWRKLDS from the coding sequence GTGGAAAAGACGATTAAAAGTGTACAGGATCTATATGATATGCTCGATGCGGACTTCAGATCTGCCAAGCAGTTTTGGGAACCTTTCTATGAGGATCGGAACAGACCCATCCCCTTTTTCCCAAACAAACCGGATGAGAATCTGGTAGCACATGTGAACGCAGGTGTGCTAAGTGGTGGCAAGGCACTGGAACTGGGGTGTGGCCCGGGCAGAAATGCGTTGTATTTAACCCGCCAAGGATATCAGGTAGATGCTTATGATCTTTCAGAGACAGGTATTGCTTGGGCTAAGGAGAGGGCGGCAAAAGAGAAACTGGACGTGCATTTTGAATGTCGATCTGTGTTCGAATTGTCCCCAGAGCAAGAATATGATCTTGTCTACGACTCGGGTTGTCTGCATCATCTGTTGCCACATCAGCGCATTCCCTACATAGAGATGGTCCACAATGCACTCCGGCCTGGAGGATACTTTGGAATGACTTGTTTTGCTCCTGGTTATGGCGATATTGGTGGGCCTGAGATCGTTATGAATGATTGGCAGGTGTATCAAGAGAAGTCGATGCGAGGTGGTCTTGCGTTCACGGAGGAGAAGCTTCGCTACATGCTGGAAGATGGCTTTGATTGTGTCGAATTCCGTGCGATGAAGGCGATGGAGCAGCAAGAACCGTGTTTTGGTGTACCTTTTCTGTGGGCCACGTTGTGGAGAAAGTTAGATTCATAA
- a CDS encoding SDR family NAD(P)-dependent oxidoreductase, whose translation MGTVTGRRHFIITGTSKGIGLQLAELLLAKGDYVYGISRGGSDLLESGEEWSGRYRHVQYDLADLNGIDDLITRILDEIPSQEAEFIGLINNAAMLEPLRPIDQCSAAEISQSLNISLAAPMILSSSFIQQTNHLSARRKIVNLSSGSGSYPAPSMAVYCTSKAGMNMFTQCVSLEQTGQQNPVEIIVFDPGMVDTELQAVARGKSAEEFALAGMFNQVYETGQLRSPQDVAKQLIERIDEHSDASHVIHSTES comes from the coding sequence ATGGGAACGGTAACAGGAAGAAGACACTTTATCATTACAGGCACATCCAAAGGGATCGGTTTACAACTTGCAGAGTTATTATTGGCTAAGGGGGATTACGTTTACGGTATTTCACGCGGGGGTTCGGATCTGTTGGAATCAGGCGAGGAATGGAGCGGACGTTACCGCCATGTTCAGTACGATCTTGCCGACCTGAATGGGATCGATGATTTGATTACACGCATATTGGACGAAATTCCGTCTCAGGAAGCTGAATTCATTGGACTCATTAATAATGCAGCGATGCTGGAGCCACTAAGACCTATCGATCAGTGTAGTGCGGCAGAGATAAGTCAGAGTCTTAACATCAGCCTCGCAGCGCCAATGATATTGAGTTCATCTTTTATTCAACAAACAAATCACCTGTCCGCCAGACGTAAAATTGTTAATCTTTCATCGGGCTCGGGAAGTTATCCCGCGCCTTCAATGGCAGTGTACTGTACATCCAAGGCAGGCATGAACATGTTTACCCAATGTGTATCTCTGGAGCAAACGGGCCAACAGAACCCTGTTGAGATTATTGTTTTTGATCCGGGGATGGTCGATACGGAATTGCAGGCTGTTGCACGAGGCAAAAGTGCAGAGGAGTTCGCCCTTGCGGGTATGTTCAATCAAGTATATGAAACAGGACAATTAAGATCGCCACAAGATGTAGCGAAGCAGTTGATCGAGCGGATCGATGAACACAGTGATGCAAGCCATGTTATACACTCCACCGAGAGTTAA